The nucleotide sequence TTTGAAAAAGGAGATATAGTATATATTATAGATTCTTTGGGGAATATTATTGGATGCGGGGTCTCAAATTATTCTTCGGTAGATGTCAATCAAATAAAAGGTATGAATTCAAAAGATATAAAAAATCAATTTAATGAATTTACACATGATGAAATAATTCATCGAAATAATTTAGTAATACTATAAAAAGGGATAAACATGAGTATAAATTTTAACGAAATTTGTATATCTGCAAAAAAAGCTGCAAGAGAATTTTCATTACTTGATGCTAAGCAAAGAAATCAAATATTGCTTCGTATCGCTTCAAGAATATTAGAATCCAAAAATGAAATACTAGATGCAAATAAAATTGATTATGATAATGCTAAAGAAAGTGGTGCAGATCATCATATCTTAGATCGATTATATTTAAATGAAGAAAGAATAGATGCAATAGTTGATGGGGTTTATCAGGTAGTTGAATTAGAGGATCCACTGGATATTGAATATGATAATTCTGTTAGACCAAATGGTTTAAACGTTAGTAAAATATCAGTACCTCTTGGTGTAATTGGAGCTATTTATGAAAGTAGACCAAATGTCACACTTGATATAGTGGCTTTGTGTGTGAAATCAGGAAATGTCAGTATACTAAAGGGGGGGTCTGATACACTTAGTAGCAATAATGCGATTGTATCTTCTATTCATAGAGCTTTTGGCGATTTGAAACTTAATCCAGATATTGTGCAATTTATAAATAGTTCCGATCGTAAATACGTAGATTTGATGCTGAATGCCGTTGGTTATATTGATTTGATTATTCCCAGAGGTGGATCTCAGTTAGTTAATATGGTTCGAGAGAAATCAAGAGTACCTGCTATTACGGGCGGTATAGGAGTTTGTCATGTCTATGTTGATGAAAGTGCAGATATAGATAAAGCTGTTGAAATAATTTACAATTCCAAGGTTCAAAGACCAAGCGTTTGTAATGCACTCGATACAGTAATTTTTAACCAAAATATAAATAAGGATATAATCCTCAATACTGTAAAAAAATTAGTTGAGTCAAAGGTCGAAATCCGCGCAGATGATCAAAGTTATGAAATTCTTTCCTCATTAAACAAAGATTATCCTAATAGTATTTATGTGGCAACTGATGAAGATTGGGGGCAAGAATTTTTATCACTCAAATTGTCAGTAAGAATGACTGACTCGTTAGAAAATGCAATTGAATATATAAATAATTATGGCGGGCATTCAGAGGCAATTATTTCTGAAAACCAAGATAATACGGCACGATTTTTAAAAGCTATTGATTCTTCAGCAGTTTTTGTGAATGCTAGTACTCGATTTAATGATGGTGGGGAGCTTGGTTTAGGAGCGGAAGTAGCTATTAGCACATCTAAAATTCATGCTAGGGGACCAATGGGAATAAAAGACCTCACTAGTTACAAGTGGATTATTATTGGTGAAGGACAAACCCGGAATTAAATTTGTTCTATAAACCTGTTGGTGCGGCTGGCGGAAAGTATTCTTGTACTGGAATCTCAATCACACTTGGCATTCCTGATTTTATAGCCTCATTTACTGCATCACTTATTTGATCAGGTTTTTCTATATAAAAACCTTTTGCTCCAAATACTTCTGCTAGTTTATCAAATCTTGGGTTCGTGAGATTTACTCCTACGTAATGCTCTTCATGAAGGTTTTTTTGCTGTGATTTTTCAGCACCCATACAATTATTATTTAATACAATACTTACTAAAGGGATATTATGTCGTACAGCTGTGTTAATTTCACCACAAGTGTATAAAAATCCCCCATCACCATGGATTGAAATTGCAGTTTTGTTGGGACGTCCTAATTTTGTACCAAGACCTACACTGTATCCCATTCCCAATGCACCTTGCCCAACATAATTGAACATAGTTCTAGGGTGTTCAAATTTGAGCCTGTCATAAGATAAACCAGGAGCTACGCCTGCATCTATAGTAATCATTGCGTCTTCAGGGAAAATTTTATTGAATTCTGGAAAAACTTGTTGGGGCATAATTGGGGTTTCTGATATATTTTCCTCTTCCTTTAGTCTGTTTAACCTAGATTGTGCCAAGTTTGTGAAAGTTTGCTTCCATTCCGGAAGACTATTTCCTTGAGGAGATATGGATGAGATGTGTTTAATAAGTTGCTGACCAATTGCAGCTGCATCTCCTACTATACCTACTGCTACTGGATAATTTCTTCCAATCTCAATAGGGTCTATATCAATTTGGATTATTTTAGTTGATGGGTTAATGATACTATAATCCCAAGCAGTAGATGCTTGATTTATTCTTGTTCCTAGGGCCAGAATAACATCTGCTTTATTCATTGCTTCATGAGCCTCTCCAGAACCTCTAGCTCCAGGAGGACCCACATAATTTGGATGGCTATTGGGGACTGCGTCGTGATGTCCATATGATGGTACAATCGCCATATCAAGTAACTCTGCTAATGCTACAGCTTCCTTAGACGCTTCAGAATCTAATACTCCACCACCCGCAAGCAATAGTGGGGATTTAGCATTTAACAACAATTGTGAAGCTAACTGGATTGATTGTTCATCTCCTTGAGTACGACTAATTGACCTATATGAATCTGGTTTTAAAAAATCATCTGAAATCATTTCTTTATCTAAAAGGTCTCTAGGTATATCAAGTAAAACAGGACCTTGTTTACCAGAAAGAGCTGTTCTGAATGAATCTCGAATGAGCGACGGTACCCTAGCTGTAGTATTAGCCTGTACTGCAATTTTTGTGAGAGGTTTTAATATATTTACTAAATCGAATGCTTGAGAGCCGTCTCTTCCAATATATTCCATAGCTGTATCACCAGATATTATTACTACAGGGGCTCGACCTTTATAAGCTAGAGATATTCCTCCAGCCAAATTAATTGTTCCAGCGCCAGAAGTTGTCATACACACAGATGGTTTTCCTGTAACTTTAGAAAAACCATATGCCATCAGAGCGGCACCTTCTTCATGTCTAGTGTCAATAAATTTAATATCTTCTCTACCATAAGTTTCAGTTACCATACTATTTGTGGTAAGGCCAGTTACACCAAATAAGTATTCAACTTGTTCAGCTCTTAATAACTCTATCACTGCTCGACCGGCCTTCATGTTTTCCATACTTAATTCTCCACTCTTTTTTAACTAAGATTTTCTTTGCAAAACTTTCTGTACAGCGTTTTCAATACTTGCTGCAGTTAAGTTGTATTTTTGTAAAAGTTCGGAGGATTCTCCTGATTCTCCATAGCTTGTTAGAGCAACAGGCTCGATTGGTATTGGATAGTTAGAAGTAATTAGTTGTGACACGAGGCTATTTAATCCTCCACGTATATAATGTTCTTCTGCGGTAACAAAAGCTCCTGTTTTGTGAGCTTGATTTAAAATAGTATTAGTATCAAGCGGGGACAAATTTGACAGATTAATTACAGAGCAGTCTATACCAGATCTCAGTAAATTATCTTTTGCTTCTAATGCAGCAGAAACCATTATGCCACATGCAAGTATTGTTGCATCCTTACCATCATGTAAAATTTCTGCTTTTCCTAATTCAAATTTGTAATTATCATCGTGGATTATCGGTGATGATGCTCTAGATGTACGAATATAAAAGGGGCCAGGAGTTTCTATAGCAGTTTTTATTGCCTGTGCTGCTTCAGGGCCGTCAGAGGGTATAATTACATTGAACCCAGGTAGAGTACACATTAAACCTATATCCTCGATAGATTGTGCAGAACTTCCATCTTCTCCCACAGTTAGACCCGCATGGCTACATACAATTTTTACATTTGCGTGTGGCTGGGCAATTTGCATTCTAATTTGATCAAATGGTCTGCCAGTGCCAAAAACTGCAAAAGTGGTAGCAACAGCTATTTTCCCACAGGAAGCAAGTCCTGCTGCAACACTCATAATGTTTTGTTCAGCGGGACCAAAATCAAAAAAACGGTCAGGAAATTCATGGCCAAATAGATGAGCAAATGTTGAAACATTTAAATCCCCTCCGACAACAACAATATCGTTATTTTTGTGGCCTAGTTCGAGTAATGCTTTACCAAATGCTTCTCTTGTTGCAATTGACTCCATAATATCCCCTTAATAATTTTCAGATAATTTTGATAGTAATGAGTCTGAAATATTCATTTGTTTACCAGCTTCTAAAACTGATTTTTTTGAAAATTTGAGTTCGTGTAGAGCATCTATTAATTGTTCAACAGATGGGGCTTTACCATGGAACCCAGGATTATTTTCCATAAAACTTACACCTTTACCTTTGACTGTGTCGGCGATTATTACAGTTGGCTTATTAGTGTCAGAAATAGCTTTTTTAAAACTCGATTCTAGTGATTTAGTACTATGTCCATTACATCTAATTACACTCCAGCCAAATGAACTCCATTTATTTCCGAGAGGTTCTAATGAAGAAACTTCATCTGTAAATCTATCATTTTGTATTTTATTTCTATCTACAATTGCTGTGAGTTTAGATAGGTTGTAATGTGATGCAGACATTGCTGCTTCCCAAATTTGCCCTTCTTCACATTCGCCGTCGCCTAATAATACATATGTGTTGTATTTTAGATTGTCAATTTTTTCGGCTAATGCTATCCCTACACCGAATGACAACCCTTGTCCAAGAGATCCGGCAGACATTTCGACTCCTGGTGTACCAATATGCGTATGGCCTTGTAAATGACTTCCTAATTTTCTAAAACCGCCCAAATCACTTCTAGGGAAAAAACCTTTGTTTGAGAGAACTGCATACATGCCAGGGCTTGCATGTCCTTTACTTAATATAAACCGATCTCTATTTTTATCATTTGGGTTTCTTGGATCAATATTAAGTATTGAATTATACAAGGTAATCAGGATTTCTAATTCTGAAAGAGAACCTCCTGCATGGCCGCTATTAACGTTGGTTATCATCATTAATATGTCGCGCCGCAAATTTGAGGATACTTTTTTTAAATCAACATTTTGGTTATTGTTATTTGTCATGGAATGTTGCTCCTTACATCAGCCCAGATATTATAACAATCATTTTTTTAATGTTCTACTAATTATGTTGTAAATTTAATGATTTATAGTTTACTATTAGCGCCAAAGTTTATACTTATTGAGATGAATGTGATTTGAATTTTCATAAAAATATCTTTTATGGTTGGTACGTTGCATTTGCAGCTTTTCTACTCGGAAGTCTTTCATATGGTTTTGGAGTTGTAAGTTTTGGCGTGTTTTTAGGCGCGATGACAACAAGTTTGGGATGGAGCTCTGGATTACTTTCTGGTATATATGTTGCTGGTAGGTTATTAGGTTTATTAGTTAATCCAATTGTTGGTTTTACTCTAGATAAACATGGCCCCAAAAAAATCATATTTTTAGGAGTTATTTTAGTATTTTTAGGTTCAATATTTGTATTTTATACTACGAACTTCTGGTTTTTTTTCATTATTTATTCATTATTTATTAGCGTGGGTTTTATTTGCTTGGGGCATACTGTTTCTGACAGTACTGTTTCTAAATGGTTTATAACAAAACGTAACAGAGCTATGGCTATTTCTACTATGGGTTTATCGTTTGGTGGAATCGTAATACCTATACCTGTTTCACTTGTTATAGAACAATATGGTTGGCAGTCTGGATGGTTAGTAGTTGGTGTTAGTGTTTTAATCTTAGGTTCTTTTGCAGGATTCATTATGTATAAGGACCCTGAATCTATTGGTCTTTTACCTGACGGTAAAAATGCTAATTCTTTAAAAAACACACAAGATAACACAGGTATCTCTGAAGAAATAAACTTTTCATTAACTGATTCAGCTAAACATCGTGCCTTTTGGTATATTGCAATCGGTACTACTTTAGCTGGAACTGCTATTAATGGAGTAAATATCCATTTAATCTCTTATTTATATCATTTTGGTTTAACATTAAGTCAGTCTGCGATATTACTCAGTTCATTATATTTTATATCAACTATAGCTAAGCCAATGTGGGCTGTAATAAATGAAAAACTACCTACTAGATATTGTTTATCATTATGTTATTTAGGTGGAGGTATTGGTCTTTTATTATTATTAATAGCTAATACAATTGCAGGTATAATTGTATTTGTTTTTGTTTATGGTTTAACTAGAGGTGCGCAATCATTTATGTCTGCTCTAATTTGGCCAGATTATTTTGGAAGAGAACATATAGGTTCAATTAGAGGGACTGTTACAAGTATGGGAATAATAGCATCGGCTGGAGGGCCTTTGTTGGCAGGAGTGTTATTTGATGTTTTCGGGTCTTATAATATTCCGTTTCTAATATTTGTTATATTTTTTTTCATCTCAAGTTTTTTTATATTAATAGCTAAAAAGCCAACTATTTAGGGATGATAATGAATTCTTCAATTATTGTAGATAGCCATACACATATTCTTCCATCATATGTTGATACCAAAAGAGAAAGATTTTTAGATACAGACAAGACTTTTAAGGAGTTGTTCAGTAATGGCGAAAAAATTGCCAAGGTCGAAGAATTAATAAATAGTATGGATCAAAATAATATTGATACCTCTATAGTGCTCGGTTTTGGATGGAATGACATTGAACTTGCTCGTCGTTGTAATGAATATATAATCGAATCATATATTAAATACCCTAAGAGAATTATACCATTTTGTTCTGTAAATCCTAATTGGGGAGACTATGCTATAGATCAAATATCTGAATATTTACCATATGGTTTAGCAGGTATTGGAGAATTGCATCCATCCTCACAAGAATTTAATTTGGATGATCCTAAATTAGCTCCTTTTTGGGATACATTAATCAAATATAAATTGCCATTAACATTGCATGCATCTGAACCTGTTGGCCATAGTTACACAGGTAAAGGAGACGTTTCTCTGTTGAAATTAACGGATTTTATCACAAATAATCCACAGTTAAAAATTATATGCGCTCATTGGGGAGGAGGGTTGTTATTTTATAATTTGATGCCAGAAATCCATTCAATTTTAACGAATACTTATTTCGATACTGCTACTTCAAATTATTTGTATGATGATTCTATTTTTTCTATAGGGCCACAATTAATAACACCAGATAAGATTATTTTTGGATCAGATTATCCTATTATTACCCAAAAGAAAGTTTTAAAAAGTTTGGTTTCGAAAATTAAAGATAAGACCATACAAGAGAATATATTAGGAAGAAATATAAAAAATATACTGAAAAACATAAATAAGATATAAGATATATCTATAAAAACCAATCAAAATTTCGATTAATGTTGGTAATGTTCTACTATTTTTAGTAAAATCGTTGACTTTTTGTAGACTATCAACTACTATTTGTTTAATGTAGATATTTGTCTGCAGCTAGATGAGTGTGGAGGAAAAATTATGTTAAACACAGAAGCACAACCTTTCCCTAAGTGTCCTCAATGTGATGGAGTATTAGTACCATTATCTGACTTTGGTAGCCAAGGGGCTTCAATACTGTATAAAGCATGGGTTTGTACATCAGTTCCAAATTGCAATATGAATATTAAGATTAGGAATGGCGATGTTATAATTAATGAGCCAATAATGGATGGTTCTGGATACGCCCCACGAGCTAGATAAAATTATCATATCTATTAATTAATACTGTATAATTACAGTATGAATTCTTTATTTAATTTTGCCAGCAGATATAAATCTCGTAGTATATTGTTATATACTTTGTTATTTATGGGTTTATTTTTGGTTTTTATTACAATTGTTTTTTTGATTTATCGTTCTCAAGCAAGTATTCAATTGTCCAAATTAAATTACGATACTACAATTTCTGAAAATAATTTATCAAATACAACTCCTTCTGAAGTAACAACTAAAAACCCGGTAACTACTTTGCCTATCGATCCTAATGGATTACCAGAATCTAATTCTCTTATTCAGTATAACTCTCCCTCGCAATATAGTATGTTTCCTTCAAAAGCTTCTCCAACCAATTGGGATTTATACTTGGGAAAAGAAGCATTATCTCTTCCGAAAGATAATATTGATTTGGAATATTATGATAAATGGACTTCATTTTATCTAGACAAAAAATTTCTTGTTGACGGGATATCGAAATTGAACAAAATTTATATTCCATCTATATCTGTTGATTCACCTCTTGAAGGGTTGGAAATAAAGGATGTTGGTAATTCTAAGGAGTATGAAACTCCAGATAAAATTGTTGGTTATATTCCTTCAACAATACAATCGGACAAAAAGAATATATGGTTTTTTGGTCATTTGGAAAGCCCTTTACATAGAGAAGGGTCTGTATTTAATAAACTTCCTGAAATACCAGATCTATTAAGAGCTGGTGAAGATGTATTTGTATATTTTGATGACGAATTCTTTATGTATAAATATAAAGTAATTTCTTCTTTAGTTATCCACGAAGATGAGTTGAATTTATATGACTCAGATAGATATTCGTTGACTTTAGTAACATGTGTTCCTAAATGGGTATATGACCATAGATTAGTTCTAACTGCAGAATTATATTCATATGCTGTAAAATGATATTTATTTTCTTAACTTGACACTCTATATATCTAAACCTATACTTCAGATAAAATTGAATAACTAAATGCAATGAAGAGGATTAGTACATTTTTGGCTAGGTACAGAGAGCTGGAGTTGCTGAGAACCAGCACCAAAAGCGAGGATGGAATGGACCTTGGAGCAGTACTTCAGAACATTACAGTATGAAGTATCGGTTAAGCACCGTTATAAGCTTGATTAATCTGATTGATCAATGAGTGGCTATATAAGCAATTAGGGTGGCAACGCGGTTTCCCGTCCCTTGTAAAGGGGATGGGATTTTTTTATGAAAGAGAGAATATGAAAAAGAGAATTTTAACTGGTATAAGACCAACAGGAAAGTTACATTTAGGACATTATGTGGGAGCCTTGGAAAATTGGATTCGCCTTCAAGAAGAGTACGATTGTTTTTTTCTCATCGCTGATTATCAAGCATTAGGTGACCATATTGATGAAATGGAGAACATAAAAATAGCAGTTCGCGACGTAGTTTTAGACTGGTTAAGTGTAGGTCTAGATCCAATCAAATCTACATTTGTTGTACAAAGTTATGTTCCGGAGCACGCTGAACTTGCTATGCTTCTTTCAATGCTGACCCCATTAGGAATGCTGGAACGAAACCCCACATTAAAATCAGAAAGAGAAAGAATATCAAATACAAGCTTATCAGTTGGGTTTTATACTTACCCAGTAAGTCAAGTTGCTGATATTCTTCTTCCTAAAGCTGATTTGGTCCCAGTTGGAGAAGATCAGTTGCCACATATTGAAATGACGAGAGAGATTGCTAGAAGGTTTAATAATAGATATGGAAATGTTTTTCCTGAGCCTGATAGTTTAGTTGGGCGAGTATCTCGTTTGTTGGGCACAGACGGACAATCTAAAATGAGTAAAAGTATAGGAAATGTTATTTATTTATCTGACGATCCTGATACTGTAAGTAAAAAAATTATGTCTATGTATACTGATCCTACTAGATTAAGAGCCACTGATCCAGGTCATGTTGAAGGGAATCCTGTCTTTCAATATCATGATGCTTTTAATACTGATACAGCAGAAGTTAATGATCTTAAGGATCGTTATTTACAAGGTAAAGTGGGAGATGTTGAAGTTAAACAAAAACTCATATTGGCGATTAACAAATTTCTAGATCCAATAAGAGAAAGACGCTCCAAGTATGAAAATGATATAAATTTTGTTGATGAATGTATCAATGAGGGTTCAGCAAAAGGTAAAATAACTGCTGCAAAAACTATGTCGGAAGTTCGAGAAAAAATGGGTTTAAATTATGTATCATCCAACAATTGAAAGTGTAAAAAATATAGCAAATCAAGGTTATAATTTGATTCCGATATATCGTGAAATCAATGCTGATCTTGATACTCCGGTTTCTGTATATTTAAAAATTGCAAGAGATAAATATTCCTTTTTATTAGAAAGTGTTGAAGGTGGGGAACGACAAGCTCGTTTTAGTTTTATTGGTTGTGACCCATACAAAGTTATTGAAACAGGGAAGGGAACAGATAATGGCGAAGTTGACCCTTTAAATTTGATTGAATCTGAATTAGGGCAATATAATGCCTATCCATCAGAAGATTTACCTCGATTTTTAGGCGGGGCAGTTGGTTACTTGTCTTATGATACTATACGTTATTTTGAACCAAGAATTAATTTGCCAGATTTCGATCCCATTGGTATACCTGAGTCAATATTGCTGTTAACAGATACTGTTATTGTTTTTGACCATATAAGACATGTTATTAAAGTTGTTTCACATGTTAGAACTGAAGGGGATATTCAAGAAAATTATAATGAAGCTGTAAACAAAATTGAAGTAATTATAAAAGATTTGTCTAAGTCGCTATCAGTTTATAATGATAATCATGATAAAAATCTTCAATTTGTCTCAGAAACAAAAGTTAATTTTGAATTACCAGAATATTCTAAAATTATTGAAAAATGTAGAGATTATATTATAGCTGGCGATGTGATTCAGGTTGTAGTTTCTAAAAGGACTTCCAAAACAACACAAGCTCATCCTTTCAATATTTATCGATCATTGCGAAAATTAAATCCTTCACCATATATGTATTATCTTAATTTCGGTGAATTCAATATAATTGGAGCCTCCCCAGAGGCTTTAGTTAGAGTAGAAGATAGATATATCTATAGTTACCCATTAGCTGGAACAAGCCCTCGAGGTGATACGAAGGAACAAGACAATGAATTAGAAAAGAAGCTATTAGCAGATCAAAAAGAGAGAGCTGAACATATTATGTTAGTAGATTTAGCTCGTAACGATGTTGGAAGAGTAGCCCAAACAGGTTCTGTAGAGGTAGTAGACTTGATGAGAATAGTTAAATATTCTCATGTTATGCATATTGAATCAGAAGTTAGAGGAATATTAAGAGACGATTGTACGATTTATGATGCTCTTCGGTCTTGTCTCCCTGCGGGAACACTATCTGGAGCCCCCAAAGTTAGGGCAATGGAAATTATATATGAAATGGAAAATGCAAAACGTGGCCCATATGGTGGGGCAATTGGATATTTTAGTTTTAATGGGAATATGGATACTGCAATACCAATTCGAACAATAGTATATAAGGATAATACTGCATATATCCAAGCTGGTGGTGGAATAGTTTTTGATAGTGAACCTGAATCAGAATATCAAGAAACTATCAATAAAGCCTCTGCCCCCTTAAGAGCAATTGAACACGCTGATGAATTTGATCAATATACAAATTAATTATCCATTGTTGGAGATATAAATCATGATAGCTTTAATTGATAACTATGATAGCTTTACATACAACTTATACCAATACATATTGGAGATAAGGCCTGATGTTCAAGTTTTCAGAAATGATAAAGTTTCTTTAGAAGATATAATTGAATTAGATCCTTCTCATCTCATCATATCTCCTGGCCCATGTACCCCGTTAGAAGCAGGTGTTTCTGTGGATATTATACAAGAATTATCACAACATATTCCTACCCTTGGTGTATGTTTAGGACATCAATGTATCGGTCATGTATTTGGGGCCAAGGTGTCTTATGCCGGAGAAATAAAACATGGTAAAACTTCTGCAATTCACCATGATGGAAATGGTCTTTTTAATGGCATTCCTTCACCTTTTCAAGGAATAAGATACCATTCACTTGCTGTGGAAAAAGATACAATACCAGAAGAATTAGTCGTTACTGCTTGGACAGAGAATGATTTAGTTATGGGGTTACGCCACAAAAAATATCCTATTGAAGGAGTGCAGTTTCATCCAGAATCAATAATGACTGAATATGGTAAACAGATCATAAATAATTTTTTTGAAAAATATAAATGATTTAGTTAATGGAGAATAAATATGTTGAATAATAGTATAGAAAAACTCATCCTAGGCAAAGATTTAAGTATTGAAGAATCTAAAACTAGCATGGATTTTATAATGGATGGGCAGGCTACTTCATCTCAAATCGCTGCTTTTTTAGTTTCTCTTAGAATCAAAGGGGAAACTGTAGAAGAAATAACAGGGATGGCTACATCTATGCGTAATAATTCTTTAACAGTTCCAAATTCATCTTATTTAGTTGACACCTGTGGAACTGGAGGTGATGGATTTGGTACAATTAATGCTTCAACTATTTCGGCGATAATAGCTGCATCTGGAGGGGTTAAAGTAGCGAAACATGGTAATAGAGCCGCTTCTAGTA is from SAR202 cluster bacterium and encodes:
- a CDS encoding aminodeoxychorismate/anthranilate synthase component II codes for the protein MIALIDNYDSFTYNLYQYILEIRPDVQVFRNDKVSLEDIIELDPSHLIISPGPCTPLEAGVSVDIIQELSQHIPTLGVCLGHQCIGHVFGAKVSYAGEIKHGKTSAIHHDGNGLFNGIPSPFQGIRYHSLAVEKDTIPEELVVTAWTENDLVMGLRHKKYPIEGVQFHPESIMTEYGKQIINNFFEKYK